TATGGAACGGAGAGAGTAACATTTTCTATTATACTGGGTTATATTGATCGTCTCATTAAAAACCAAGATTAACATTGTTTTATACTGATGGATGGAAAAtctcctgttcggctggtattaaaactggctgaagctattttgttgtgagagaaaagtgTTGTAGATTCTAGCCGCCGGAAACGAAGAGACCCGGGTTGCCCCTCCTCTACTTAGGCAGGCCAGGGCAGGGCAATGGAAAACCTAGATAGGTGGTGTGCCTAGGTAGGAGAGGACGAGATAGAGAACTGGAAACATGATGCATAGGTGCTGCCCaagttgcagcagcagcaggggcACTATAAATGGGGGGCAAAAAGGACAAGACAAGGCTGGATTGAAATTACCATTTACAATGTGGGTGTGGGGGCAGCACAGGGATCTTACATCACCACCAGCACGTACCACGTACACCATCCCTGCATGAATCCATGTCCATCCATCCATGGGTCAGGTCGGGACCAGCTGGTCAAACCCAGCCATGGCCGGCCAGTTGGCCATGGGAGAGGCCAGAGGGAGAGGGACGACCCGACTGATTGACCTCCAGCTCCAAACAAACCCTTGTGGCTTACCCAGAAGCACGGGCTGAGATTGCAGCAATAATCAGCAGCATCAGCAGATAAACTTGTGTGATGATGGACTGGCAGCAGCACCAGGACGCTGCTGGTTGCCCCCCACACACCAACACAAGATCCCATTGCATCTCCAAATACACAAGAGCAAAAAGTTGTCGAAATAATTGTTAGGAATGTCTGGTACGATGAAATGCCACCTCAAAACTAGCTCAAAGTAGAAAGGCAGGCTACATAGAGCAGAAAGGAGATGACACAGGAACTGAATCTACTTTCTGGTTTCTGGTAACTGGATGATACAGCTCACTCTATACACAGCCAGCCTAACTTGGTTGCTCCATGGCAAACAGGAAGGTGAaatgtgtcaaaaaaaaaaagaggcatCTATGAATAGGACATCTCTAAATCTGCAGCTCTGCAAACAAAAAAAGTTGTGGCCTAGACTGAAGACAGTTGCTGGTCCAGCCATTATGAATATGAGCAGGAGAACCATCCTCAGATCAGTGAGTCGTATCGCGCTCTATTCAAACGAACTCATGCAGGCACGGTGTAATCCTCACATGTCACATATGAGTAGATAAGCGTGGTCTGTGCTTGGCGGCCATTCATCAACCATTAAAATGAGATAGGTATGTATGTCAGAAAATGATCTTCAAAATCAGAAGGACTATCATGATGAAGATCAGAATGACAAGGACGGTGGCACACATCACCACGCCCCCTTTCTCCTGCGTCCTCTCAGCCTGCAGAACAGACGGACCAAGATATTAGACTGCAAGGTTCAGGTACTGATGCAGCCAACAAATTTTCTTTATTTCAAGAAACACTATTAGGTACTACATAATGCATACAGCTAGCAGTAATATGAatggggagaggaagagagagtgagagaaagaTCATAAAGGCACAAGACAGTGCCTGCGGTAAGCAGTAAACTGAAGGGTTGGTTAAAAATTTACTGTCCCAGTCGCGGAAAGTCATCTTTTACAGACAGGGAAATAAACGCAGGGTGGTACTACGTATGTTTTAATGACAATCAAGATATTTAGAGATAAAATATACCAGCTAAAAAGGTGAAATATTTGAATCGCATGAATTCCACCAATGAGAAAAAATTTATGGGTACCCTGAAGGCATATAACAAAAGACCGAATGTCTACACACCTAATCATGCTATTAAAAAAGCAATCAAGCCCTGTTCGTttaggctggtttggcttataagccatggctaaaaatactattggctggtttggtgtgagagaaaaatattgttcgttggctgataagccatggcttataagccgaatACAATAGCTTAAAGCCCTACCAGCAGCACAAAGGTTTGGTTCATCATTACTAAAGGTCCATTTACAGAAATGTATACAGCGGAAACATTACTACTAGTGAGGGTAAATATGGTTCAAGGATGAAACCTTTTGCAGTTGTTTGTAACCCTCCTCAACTGAAGCTGCAACGTTCTGTATGTTGTAGTCTATCTGATCGATGATGGTTCCCTGTTTGAAGTAAGAAATCAAGAGTCTGGTCCCAGCTAGTTATCTAACACTAATCATTGACAATTAAATCAGGGTTTCATATACCTGATCAATCACGAGAACTGAAAGATCCTTCATGATCTGTGCAAGTTCGTTGACTGATTCAACAACCTTCAAGCCACAAGCAGACAGCAATAATAAACAGACTTCAGGAATCAGGAACATGTGCTGTCGAAAAGAGAATACATATAGTGATTGACACCCTGTTTGAAGTAAGAAATCAAGAGTCTGGTCCCAGCTAGTTATCTAACACCAATCATTGACAATTAAATCAGGGTTTCATATACCTGATCAATCACGAGAACTGAAAGATCCTTCATGATCTGTGCAAGTTCGTTGACTGATTCAACAACCTTCAAGCCACAAGCAGACAGCAATAATAAACAGACTTCAGGAATCAGGAACATGTGCTGTCGAAAAGAGAATACATATAGTGATTGACACAAccataaaaagggcgtacccagtgcaaagagctcccgctctgtgcagggtctggggaagggtgtcagtggcaagccttaccctcgcctgtgcaatgcgaggagaccgcgactcgaacccgagaccttccggtcacaggcggtaagactctaccgcttgcaccaggcccgcccttctgatTGACACAAccatcaaattaaaaaaaaaaactcacctgCTCAATTTATCTCTCCCTTTCTCTAGTGAATGCTTGGCTTTTCTTAAGTTTTGACATCTGAACCCTAGTGAAACCCTGGTATAACAAAATACAGTTATGAATTACATCAACGACTTATATAAACTTTAAAGAACTAGCTGCACTTCTCATCATCTGTTGGTCTGGATCCCAACAAGTATATATTCTTATAACACAATAAATTCAAACCCAACCAAATGTATCATGCATGGATAAACAAAAATtccaaaaaagaaagaaatggaAAACTGACGCAATAAAAGATAGATTGTGCCAAAGAATTTCCTAAAGCAACTTTGAATAAGTTTTGGTTACATGAACCAACCATCTAACACCGTTAGTCACTTAGTCCTTCATGGCAGGGCTATATTCTGGGTTGTGCTGTTATGTTTAATTATACAAATATAGTTTGCTACAAGTAACAGAATCTTCTTGGATTTTACTCACATATAATATAAGGTTTGAGGGAGGCATAATACAGAATTATCCATCTCCACCAACAAATTTAAAATCAGCATCCAGCCACAGCCACAGCATGGAGGGGGAGAACTGAGTTACCAATATTGACAACCCGATTTCAACAGACTCACTTATGAACTGTATAACTAACCCAAATAAACACAAACACACGCAGAACTTTGTTGTTATTATTTCGTCTTTTACCTGTCATTTTTCGATTTCTGTTTATGCACATAGAGGGAAGCATGTCCTGCATccccccaccccacacacacaaAACAACAACGCAGCTAGCACTCCTCTTGTTAATATCTAATAGGCAGCTAACATCTCATATCTAATAAAGAATGACTCATAGTGCACTAAGTTTGATATAAGTTAGTATAGGCACTCCTCATGCTAATATCAAATATGCAGAGATAAAAAGAATCGCCACAATCAGGTATGCAGCATGTAAAGACCAAAATAAAACATACCACATCCTCAAACTCATCGTCTTCAAATGTAGACTTCGTCCCATTTATATTCATTTCCAAATCAACACCGTCCTGACCCTACAGGAGTATTCATCAACAAAGCATACGAGTCAAGGTTGGACAAGCATTCTATGAGCACCTAATTATCTGATGACAACAGAAGGGGACCTCTTTTTGTTGGCGAAGCTGCTTTAAATATGACGACTGTTTTTTTCGGAACTCCATTGACAGGTTTTGCAGGTCCATAGCAAGAGAACGCTGCACATAACAGCCATGTCCGTCAAACGggggaaaaaaaagagagaacaaACTGTCAATCTTTAACTCGTAACTGCCAATGATAAATAAGGTTCTATCATCACCTGGACATTCTTTCGG
The nucleotide sequence above comes from Miscanthus floridulus cultivar M001 chromosome 18, ASM1932011v1, whole genome shotgun sequence. Encoded proteins:
- the LOC136523285 gene encoding syntaxin-43-like, whose protein sequence is MVELAKAHTKALMPSFGDGRDDQRAIEVLTHEITDLLKRSEKRLQKLFMKDSSEDSNVRKNVQRSLAMDLQNLSMEFRKKQSSYLKQLRQQKEGQDGVDLEMNINGTKSTFEDDEFEDVVVESVNELAQIMKDLSVLVIDQVVESVNELAQIMKDLSVLVIDQGTIIDQIDYNIQNVAASVEEGYKQLQKAERTQEKGGVVMCATVLVILIFIMIVLLILKIIF